GAAAAACATAACTTAAATCCAAAAGGAAAAGTTTTTTTATTGGCATTACATCCCCCGCCAACATCGAAATAAAGTAAAGGTATATTATCACCGCTTACTAATGCATTACAATTACCCTGTCCCACATTATATATATTAACATGACTGAAACTATTCAAATTAATATTCTCCAAAAATGCTTTATTTTGTTTTCTTGGGGTACTACTTATTTGGGTGGCGGAAACTATTTCCCTAATCTTTTCCTGCTCGATTTCGGAAAGGTTTTCAAATAGTGTTATATTTTCTAAATCATAATTACCCATAGGCTCTTCGCCTATTAATTGAAAATTGAAAAATTGTTGTTGTAAAATATCTGTTTCTCTTATATTTGTTTGAATTTTCATCCAATCACTCTCCATTCCATAAATAAAATCCGTTCCGAATTTATCAATAAGTTTTGAATAATTTCCACGAACATCAATAATTATTGAAGGAAAATTTAAAATGGTTTCATTATTAATATTTACCTGAAGAGCATCCTTAATATTGATACAGTCGAACCTTATATGTAATTCTCCCATAATTTTCTCAATAGAATCCAAATAAGCAAAATAGCTTTCTCCTGTCAATTTAGGTAATTCACTTTCTTTGATAAGTTTGGGATTGATATTAAACCCTTCATTCATAAAATAATTTATTTAAATGTTTATTTATCGGTATATTTTCGCTTGGAGAGAAGTTGTCTTTCATTGTGTGCTGTTTACCATAAAGATAAAAAAATATAACAAAAACGAGACAGTACATTGAAAAATATTTGTACTTTGTTCCGTGAAATTTGGCATCCATAATAATTACGGATTGTTATCTTTGCCGAAAACATACTTTTTGCTATGAACGCCTTACAACCTATTATAGAGGCTGCCTGGAATGACAGGTCGCTGTTACAGAATGAAACAACTACCAATGCCATACGCGAGGTTATCGAACTTTTAGATTCCGGGAAACTTCGGGTTGCCGAACCTGTAGAAAGCGGCTGGCAGGTAAACGAATGGGTGAAAAAGGCAGTGGTGATGTATTTCCCTATCCAGAAGATGGAAACCCTTGAGGCCGGTATATTTGAGTACCACGACAAAATGCCGCTAAAGCGCGGCTATGCCGAAAAAGGCATTCGTGTGGTACCTAATGCCGTAGCCCGCCATGGAGCCTACATATCATCGGGCGTGATCCTGATGCCAAGCTATGTGAACATCGGCGCTTATGTAGACGAGGGCACCATGGTAGATACCTGGGCCACCGTAGGCAGCTGCGCACAGATAGGCAGAAACGTACACCTGAGCGGCGGTGTGGGCATTGGCGGCGTATTAGAACCGCTCCAGGCCGCACCCGTTATCATTGAGGATGGTGCCTTCATCGGCTCCAGATGCATTGTGGTAGAAGGTGTTCGCGTAGAGGCCGAAGCGGTGCTTGGCGCTAACGTGTGCCTGACTGCCTCCACAAAAATTATAGACGTTACAGGCGATACGCCGATAGAAATGAAAGGTGTGGTGCCTGCACGAAGTGTTGTGATACCGGGCAGCTATACCAAAAAATTCGCTGCAGGCGAATACCAGGTGCCGTGCGCCCTTATTATTGGGAAGCGCAAGCCTTCAACCGACCTGAAAACTTCGCTCAATAACGCTTTAAGGGAATATGACGTAGCGGTTTAACCATAGCTTATGAGTGAACTCAACACAAGAATATCTGCCCTCGCAATTGTTTTTAACGAAGAACATAATATAAGGGAGTACCTGCAAAACATGTCGTTTGCCGACGAGATCGTTGTTGTGGACTCTTTCAGTACCGACCGTACGCCACAAATCATAAAGGAAGAATTCCCCCATGTGCGGTTCTACCAGCGTGTTTTCGATGATTTTTCCTCACAGCGTAATTATACCATAGACCTGGCTAACAACGAATGGGTGGTTTTTTTTGATGCCGACGAAAGGGTTACCCAACAAGGCATTGAAGAGATCGTTGCTACGGTAAACAGCAATCCTGAAGAAGCCGCTTTCTGGGTAAAGCGTATTTTTTACTACCAGGGCAGGCCGCTTGTAAACAACAGCTTTAACGAAGACAGGACCGCAAGGGTTTTCCGGAAGTCGCTGTGCCGTTATTCCGATAAGCTTGTGCACGAACAGCTGAGCATCAACGGCAAAAGCCGTGTACTAAAGCATGCCATACACCACTACTCCTTTAAGGACAAGGAAGACTTTTTGCAGAAAAGGCTCCAATATTCAAAACTGAAGGCAAAAGAATTTCATAAAGATGGCATAAGGCCGAATATTTTTCATTTTACGGTGCGCCCGGCTTTCCGCTTCTTTAAGTATTATGTCCTGAAATTCGGTTTTGTAAATGGCAGGCGCGGCTATGAAATTGCATCCATACTGGGGCACCATGTGTACATGCGCTATGTGTACCTCAAAGAAATGTATGCCGGCGAAGGCAAAAAGATATTAGTGATCCAGCAGAAAATGATTGGAGACGTGCTGGCCAGCAGCGTTATCTGCAATACACTGAAAGAAAACTGCCCGGCATCGCAAGTAGATTATATGGTGCACGACTTTACCAAACCGGTAATTGAGAACAACCCTAATATAGACAACATCATTGTCTTTAAGGAAGAATACCGCAAAAGCCGTCTGGCCTTGTTCCGCTTTGCACTGTCAATCCGAAAATCCAAATACGATGCGGTTATCGATGCGTATAACAAATGGGAAAGCGGCATCATTACACTATTCTCGGGTGCAAAAACAAGGATAGGCTATAAAAAATGGTATACCTCTTTCTTTTACGACAAGACTATTTCGCCCGACTGGAAAGCGCCCAACTCGGCACTGGTACACCGTATGCAGCTTGCAGAAGCCCTTACAGGACAACAACACCCGGTAGTGTACCCTAAGATATACCTTTCCGAAAGCGAAGTGGCCGGGGCAAAAAAAGTACTTGAAGCAAGCCTTGATATGTCGTTGCCCGTGATCATGATAAGCGTACTGGGAAGTGACGAAATAAAGAGCATGCCGGCACCTGAAATGGCGGCCATATTAGATGCTATTGTACAGAACAGCAATGCGCAGCTGCTTTTTAATTACCTCCCTAAACAAGTGGATCAGGCCCGCGAGATCTACAACCTGTGCCGCCCCGAAACACAGCAAAGGATATTATTCGACCTGTATATAAGGGGATTGCGCGAATTTATGGCAGTACTCTCGCAATGCGATGCGCTGATAGGTAATGAAGGCGGCGCGGTGAATATGGCCAAAGCGCTTAGTGTGCCTACATTTACCATATTTTCCCCGTGGATCAACAAAGGATCGTGGAGCATGCTCAACGATGATGAAACGCACATGG
Above is a genomic segment from Flavobacterium album containing:
- a CDS encoding glycosyltransferase family 9 protein — encoded protein: MSELNTRISALAIVFNEEHNIREYLQNMSFADEIVVVDSFSTDRTPQIIKEEFPHVRFYQRVFDDFSSQRNYTIDLANNEWVVFFDADERVTQQGIEEIVATVNSNPEEAAFWVKRIFYYQGRPLVNNSFNEDRTARVFRKSLCRYSDKLVHEQLSINGKSRVLKHAIHHYSFKDKEDFLQKRLQYSKLKAKEFHKDGIRPNIFHFTVRPAFRFFKYYVLKFGFVNGRRGYEIASILGHHVYMRYVYLKEMYAGEGKKILVIQQKMIGDVLASSVICNTLKENCPASQVDYMVHDFTKPVIENNPNIDNIIVFKEEYRKSRLALFRFALSIRKSKYDAVIDAYNKWESGIITLFSGAKTRIGYKKWYTSFFYDKTISPDWKAPNSALVHRMQLAEALTGQQHPVVYPKIYLSESEVAGAKKVLEASLDMSLPVIMISVLGSDEIKSMPAPEMAAILDAIVQNSNAQLLFNYLPKQVDQAREIYNLCRPETQQRILFDLYIRGLREFMAVLSQCDALIGNEGGAVNMAKALSVPTFTIFSPWINKGSWSMLNDDETHMAVHLQDFFPEIYGDRHPKEFKEKSLELYQKLKPELFKDKLLRFLKLNVKQHMPI
- a CDS encoding 2,3,4,5-tetrahydropyridine-2,6-dicarboxylate N-succinyltransferase, with product MNALQPIIEAAWNDRSLLQNETTTNAIREVIELLDSGKLRVAEPVESGWQVNEWVKKAVVMYFPIQKMETLEAGIFEYHDKMPLKRGYAEKGIRVVPNAVARHGAYISSGVILMPSYVNIGAYVDEGTMVDTWATVGSCAQIGRNVHLSGGVGIGGVLEPLQAAPVIIEDGAFIGSRCIVVEGVRVEAEAVLGANVCLTASTKIIDVTGDTPIEMKGVVPARSVVIPGSYTKKFAAGEYQVPCALIIGKRKPSTDLKTSLNNALREYDVAV